The Microbulbifer sp. YPW1 genome contains a region encoding:
- a CDS encoding polysaccharide deacetylase family protein, which translates to MRKSVNWPGDARLALSIVVNVEEGSESTLLDGDRGPEPVDELGVAPRKPIRAHANESNYEYGIREGWPRIQALLERYQVPATFCAAAVALERAPQIARFIAEGEHEVCSHGYRWQHQFSMNEEQERKFIRDAIASIKQTTGQRPRGWLSRYLHTDNTRRLLQEEGFDYHMDDYSADEPFWAPVQGSDKPMLVLPYAIDSNDMKFWTAPSLTPQAWLDYACRTLDTLLAEGASRTRMMSLGLHLRIIGRPGRIGALDEFLRYAAAQDGVWFTTRASIADAFAEKVPQSQVREPLRGWERF; encoded by the coding sequence ATGAGGAAAAGCGTTAACTGGCCGGGAGATGCCCGGCTTGCACTCTCGATTGTGGTGAATGTGGAAGAGGGCTCCGAGAGCACACTGCTCGACGGGGATCGCGGCCCGGAGCCCGTGGACGAGCTGGGTGTGGCGCCGCGCAAGCCGATTCGCGCCCACGCCAACGAAAGCAATTATGAATACGGGATTCGCGAAGGCTGGCCGCGTATTCAGGCGTTGCTGGAACGCTATCAGGTACCGGCCACTTTCTGCGCGGCAGCAGTGGCCCTGGAGCGGGCTCCGCAGATCGCACGCTTTATTGCCGAGGGTGAGCACGAAGTGTGCAGCCACGGTTATCGCTGGCAACACCAGTTCTCCATGAACGAAGAGCAAGAGCGGAAATTTATCCGCGATGCCATTGCGTCGATCAAGCAAACCACCGGGCAGCGCCCCCGTGGCTGGCTCAGCCGCTACCTGCATACGGACAATACACGCCGATTGTTGCAGGAGGAGGGCTTTGATTACCACATGGACGACTACAGTGCAGATGAGCCCTTCTGGGCCCCGGTGCAGGGATCGGATAAACCCATGCTGGTGCTGCCGTACGCAATCGACTCCAACGATATGAAATTCTGGACAGCGCCATCGCTGACCCCGCAGGCCTGGCTTGATTACGCCTGCCGCACACTGGATACGCTGTTGGCCGAGGGCGCAAGCCGGACGCGCATGATGTCGCTGGGCCTGCACCTGCGCATTATCGGTCGCCCGGGAAGGATCGGTGCGCTGGATGAATTCCTGCGTTACGCCGCCGCCCAGGACGGTGTCTGGTTTACCACGCGCGCGAGTATCGCCGACGCCTTTGCAGAGAAGGTGCCGCAAAGTCAGGTGCGCGAACCATTGCGCGGCTGGGAGCGCTTCTGA
- a CDS encoding REDY-like protein HapK has protein sequence MTTTIVVLFNLKPGVSPSDYEEWAKTTDLPTVRKLNSIDDFSVLRTTGLLGVEAPAPYQYVELLVVKDMQQLGADVSSETMQKVASEFQQFADNPQFMLTEAI, from the coding sequence GTGACTACCACTATTGTTGTGCTGTTCAACCTCAAGCCGGGCGTTAGCCCTTCTGACTACGAGGAGTGGGCGAAGACCACCGACCTTCCTACCGTGCGCAAGCTGAACTCCATCGACGATTTTTCCGTACTGCGTACCACCGGTCTCCTGGGCGTGGAGGCGCCGGCGCCATACCAGTACGTCGAGTTGCTGGTGGTGAAGGATATGCAGCAGTTGGGTGCGGATGTGTCCAGCGAGACCATGCAAAAGGTTGCGTCGGAGTTTCAGCAGTTTGCGGATAACCCGCAATTCATGCTGACCGAAGCCATCTAA
- a CDS encoding acyl-CoA dehydrogenase family protein, producing the protein MSWTAEDEAAILDTIDRFVANDVAPIAREKDLADEYPHELVETMKSLGLFGATIGESYGGLALSASTYARIVQKISAVWMAPGGIFNSHLIMAAAVERFGTEEQKQRFLPLMAEGALRGGIALTEPNAGSDLQAIRCVAKRDGDSYVINGSKMWITNAVNGNCLGLLVKTNPNAEPRHRGMSLFAIRTKDDAGNLLPGITINKIKKTCYRAIDTAEVVFEDFRVSADDLIGGEEGRGFHMSVGGLELGRINVAARGAGIAQGALKLAVRYATERETFGKPIIQHQAIQLKLGEMAAKVEAAKLLVDQAARMYDSGERCDMEAGMAKYFASEAGVFCAQEAMRIFGGYGFSTEYEIERYYRDAMLMCVGEGTNEMQRIIIAKQLAAREANL; encoded by the coding sequence ATGAGCTGGACTGCAGAAGATGAGGCCGCGATCCTCGATACCATAGACCGCTTTGTGGCCAACGATGTTGCGCCGATCGCGCGGGAAAAGGATCTCGCCGACGAGTATCCCCACGAGCTGGTGGAAACCATGAAGTCCCTGGGGCTGTTTGGTGCCACCATCGGTGAAAGCTATGGCGGACTGGCGCTTTCCGCCAGCACCTATGCACGTATTGTGCAGAAAATCTCTGCGGTGTGGATGGCCCCGGGTGGCATTTTCAATTCCCACCTGATCATGGCCGCTGCAGTGGAGCGCTTTGGCACCGAAGAGCAGAAGCAGCGCTTTCTGCCACTGATGGCTGAGGGCGCATTGCGCGGCGGTATCGCATTGACTGAACCCAATGCCGGTTCCGATTTGCAGGCGATCCGCTGCGTGGCAAAACGCGATGGCGACAGCTACGTGATCAATGGCAGCAAGATGTGGATCACCAACGCGGTCAATGGCAATTGTCTCGGCCTGCTGGTCAAAACCAATCCCAATGCAGAGCCCCGACATCGCGGCATGTCGCTGTTTGCCATCCGCACCAAAGATGATGCCGGTAACCTGTTGCCGGGTATCACTATCAACAAGATCAAGAAGACCTGTTATCGCGCTATTGATACGGCGGAGGTGGTATTCGAGGATTTCCGCGTTTCCGCTGATGACCTGATAGGTGGCGAAGAAGGCCGTGGATTCCATATGTCGGTGGGCGGCCTGGAACTCGGTCGTATCAATGTTGCCGCTCGCGGTGCCGGTATAGCTCAGGGCGCATTGAAGCTGGCCGTGCGCTACGCCACGGAACGGGAAACCTTTGGCAAGCCGATCATCCAGCACCAGGCAATCCAGCTGAAACTTGGCGAAATGGCAGCGAAAGTTGAGGCGGCCAAACTGCTGGTAGATCAGGCCGCACGCATGTATGACAGCGGTGAGCGCTGCGATATGGAAGCGGGCATGGCCAAGTATTTCGCCAGTGAGGCCGGTGTTTTCTGTGCCCAGGAAGCCATGCGTATCTTTGGCGGCTACGGATTTTCCACTGAGTATGAAATTGAACGCTACTATCGCGATGCCATGTTGATGTGCGTGGGTGAGGGTACCAATGAAATGCAGCGCATCATCATTGCCAAGCAGCTGGCAGCGCGCGAGGCGAATCTGTAA
- a CDS encoding MaoC family dehydratase, which yields MAGEVKQVGENRYRETFGRFFEDFKVGDTYEHRPGRTITETDNTWFTLLTMNTHPAHFDKVYAEGTEFGKPLVCSPFTVALMVGMSVTDISQKAIANLGWDDIRMTAPLFVGDTLYAESEVLDMRESKSRPNQGIVTVRTRGTKQDGTEVCSFLRKVLVWKRGSEMEDKVNY from the coding sequence ATGGCTGGAGAAGTAAAGCAGGTTGGTGAAAACCGCTACCGTGAGACCTTTGGACGTTTCTTTGAAGATTTCAAAGTGGGCGATACCTATGAGCATCGACCGGGGCGGACCATCACCGAAACCGATAACACCTGGTTCACCCTGTTGACTATGAATACCCATCCCGCGCACTTCGACAAGGTATACGCGGAGGGCACCGAGTTCGGCAAGCCGTTGGTGTGCAGTCCGTTCACTGTGGCCCTGATGGTCGGTATGAGTGTGACGGATATCAGCCAGAAAGCGATCGCCAACCTGGGGTGGGACGATATCCGCATGACCGCGCCGCTGTTTGTGGGGGATACCCTGTACGCCGAGTCTGAGGTTTTGGACATGCGGGAATCCAAGTCGCGTCCCAACCAGGGCATCGTCACCGTGCGCACACGTGGCACCAAGCAGGATGGCACCGAAGTATGTTCCTTTCTGCGCAAGGTCCTGGTGTGGAAGCGCGGGTCGGAAATGGAAGACAAGGTGAACTATTGA
- a CDS encoding SDR family NAD(P)-dependent oxidoreductase, producing the protein MTEVQGKYPELAGKVAVITGAGRRKGLGEAMAKRLAQEGVKVVLTDIGHAAGENLPEQAVGTSAEMEEIAAEIRAAGGDVATVACNVLDAQEVQAAAEFALGHFGSLDIWVNNAGIGYLMDPVVDMGVDKWDAVLGVNLRGAFLGIKYAAEIMLRQGRGGRIINIGSQASKSGFAHASAYTASKHGLIGLTRSAAQELGPAGITVNTICPNHVTTGLGAWQNAHFSEVTGKGHDRYMEDMRARIPLGRPGLQDDTAKACAFLCSDEASYITGEAMNVSGGEEYH; encoded by the coding sequence ATGACAGAAGTGCAGGGCAAGTATCCGGAGCTGGCTGGCAAGGTGGCGGTGATCACCGGCGCCGGGCGACGCAAGGGATTGGGAGAAGCCATGGCGAAACGCCTGGCACAGGAAGGCGTAAAAGTAGTGCTGACCGATATCGGTCACGCCGCTGGCGAGAACCTGCCGGAGCAGGCAGTGGGTACATCTGCCGAGATGGAAGAGATCGCCGCGGAAATCCGCGCAGCCGGTGGCGATGTTGCCACGGTTGCCTGCAATGTACTCGATGCGCAGGAGGTCCAGGCTGCGGCGGAATTCGCCCTCGGGCATTTCGGTAGCCTGGATATCTGGGTCAACAATGCCGGAATCGGTTACCTGATGGATCCGGTCGTGGACATGGGCGTTGATAAGTGGGATGCGGTGTTGGGGGTCAACCTCCGCGGTGCCTTCCTCGGTATCAAGTACGCCGCCGAGATCATGCTGCGCCAGGGGCGCGGTGGCCGCATCATCAACATCGGCAGCCAGGCATCCAAATCCGGTTTTGCCCATGCATCTGCTTATACCGCATCCAAGCACGGGCTCATCGGCCTGACCCGCTCTGCAGCACAGGAGCTGGGGCCTGCGGGTATCACCGTCAATACCATCTGCCCGAACCACGTGACCACGGGCCTGGGAGCCTGGCAGAACGCGCACTTTTCCGAGGTAACCGGTAAGGGCCACGATCGGTATATGGAAGACATGCGTGCGCGTATTCCGCTCGGGCGCCCGGGATTGCAGGACGATACCGCCAAGGCCTGCGCCTTTCTCTGTTCCGATGAAGCGTCTTACATCACCGGCGAGGCGATGAATGTCTCGGGCGGTGAGGAATATCACTGA
- a CDS encoding polysaccharide deacetylase family protein, with the protein MTADTPQKPDPGFYDYWPYHQRPKLTWPNGAKVAFWVAPNIEFYELNPPANPHRKAWPQPSPAVPGYSIRDYGNRVGHMRQMALLDKYGVRGSISLSTALCDHHPEIIELCRERQWEFFSHGIYNTRYTYGMSAEQERSMIRDSMETIYRHTGQKCAGYLAPALSHSEETLDLFAEVGTELFGNDAGFYTCDLFHDDQPTPINLRSGKRFVSVPYSLEMNDTIAYVVNKVEPRRYGQMLKENFDRLYQEGAESGTVMCIPTHNYQVSCPHRMRAFEEALEYITGHSDVWVTTGREIAEYYLQHYYDAARADIQTKSQSTQREPASPEVSCP; encoded by the coding sequence ATGACTGCGGATACCCCCCAGAAACCCGACCCCGGTTTCTACGACTACTGGCCCTATCACCAGCGCCCCAAGCTGACCTGGCCAAACGGTGCCAAAGTGGCTTTCTGGGTCGCGCCCAATATCGAGTTTTACGAACTGAACCCGCCGGCCAACCCCCACCGCAAAGCCTGGCCACAGCCGAGCCCGGCGGTGCCGGGATACAGTATTCGCGATTACGGCAACCGCGTCGGCCACATGCGCCAGATGGCATTGCTGGACAAATACGGCGTGCGCGGCTCCATCTCCCTGTCCACCGCCCTGTGCGACCACCATCCGGAAATCATTGAGCTGTGTCGCGAGCGCCAGTGGGAGTTTTTCAGTCACGGGATTTACAACACGCGCTACACCTACGGCATGTCTGCCGAACAGGAGCGCAGCATGATCCGCGACTCCATGGAAACCATTTATCGCCATACCGGGCAGAAGTGTGCCGGCTATCTCGCGCCGGCACTGTCTCACTCGGAAGAGACCCTGGACCTGTTTGCGGAGGTGGGCACCGAGCTGTTCGGCAATGACGCCGGGTTTTATACCTGCGACCTGTTCCACGATGACCAACCCACTCCCATCAACCTGCGCAGCGGTAAGCGCTTTGTTTCGGTGCCCTACTCGCTGGAGATGAACGACACCATCGCCTACGTGGTGAACAAGGTCGAGCCGCGCCGCTACGGACAGATGCTGAAAGAGAATTTCGACCGGCTTTACCAGGAGGGGGCAGAGAGCGGCACCGTAATGTGCATCCCCACCCATAACTACCAGGTGAGCTGCCCGCATCGAATGCGCGCGTTCGAAGAAGCGCTGGAATACATTACCGGCCACTCCGATGTCTGGGTGACCACCGGCCGTGAAATCGCCGAATACTATCTCCAACACTATTACGATGCCGCGCGTGCGGATATTCAAACAAAGAGCCAAAGCACCCAGAGGGAACCGGCCAGCCCGGAGGTAAGCTGCCCATGA
- a CDS encoding isochorismatase family protein codes for METTTKTAKELYLEIKANPARKRFGFGRKAVLVNIDPQKAYTRTDLFKTAYETDPNQLHYVNELAKGFRARGWPVVWTHVAYMDSGEDAGIWGTRTDTPDSLQNIKFDSTRSEFDDRLEIDRKRDVIYCKKMPSAFFETQLQSLLVWHQVDTVILTGGSTSGCIRATAVDSLSRGYRTIVPEECVADKHESYHYANLTDLSLKYADVVDVAEVFQWLERGE; via the coding sequence ATGGAAACAACAACAAAAACAGCCAAAGAACTCTACCTGGAAATCAAAGCCAATCCGGCGCGCAAGCGGTTTGGATTCGGCCGCAAGGCCGTACTGGTCAATATCGACCCGCAAAAGGCCTACACCCGTACCGATCTGTTCAAAACTGCCTACGAGACCGACCCCAACCAGCTGCACTATGTCAACGAGCTGGCCAAGGGCTTCCGCGCCCGGGGCTGGCCGGTGGTTTGGACCCATGTCGCGTACATGGATTCCGGGGAGGATGCCGGTATCTGGGGAACCCGCACCGATACACCGGACTCCCTCCAGAACATCAAGTTTGACTCCACCCGCAGCGAGTTCGACGATCGCCTGGAGATCGACCGCAAACGCGATGTCATTTACTGCAAGAAAATGCCCAGTGCATTTTTTGAAACCCAGTTGCAATCCCTGCTGGTCTGGCATCAGGTGGACACGGTCATTCTGACCGGTGGTTCTACTTCCGGCTGCATCCGCGCGACAGCCGTGGACAGCCTCTCCCGGGGCTACCGAACCATCGTTCCCGAGGAGTGCGTGGCCGATAAGCACGAAAGCTACCACTACGCCAACCTGACCGATCTGTCACTGAAATATGCCGACGTCGTCGATGTGGCCGAAGTCTTCCAGTGGCTGGAGCGAGGCGAATAA
- a CDS encoding glutathione S-transferase family protein, whose product MKLFSLPHSPYAARVRIQARLEGLPLEILPPPVPLRTEAFMQRFPLGKVPVLELSGGEAIAESWAIMEYLSEAGIANGGSLVPESALGRAQMRMLGRYADLHLATNALFPLFRVAIGAAGDTAEIAQSLRAELLKGERLLASFGGGERPLNLGDIALAPTMLYLQELAPLVEMAEPLEEFPGLGAWWAWVNSFAPVRDVLQEVRTAYHAFVEGLAAKA is encoded by the coding sequence TTGAAACTGTTTAGCCTTCCTCATTCCCCGTATGCCGCGCGGGTCCGAATCCAGGCCCGTCTTGAGGGGCTGCCGCTGGAAATTCTGCCGCCGCCAGTACCGCTGCGTACCGAGGCGTTTATGCAGCGTTTTCCTCTGGGTAAGGTGCCGGTGCTGGAGCTTTCCGGCGGAGAAGCCATTGCCGAGAGTTGGGCGATCATGGAGTACCTTTCTGAGGCGGGGATCGCAAACGGCGGTTCACTGGTTCCGGAGAGTGCGCTGGGCCGTGCGCAGATGCGTATGCTGGGCCGATACGCCGACCTTCATCTTGCAACAAATGCGCTTTTCCCTCTGTTCCGTGTTGCCATCGGGGCTGCAGGTGATACTGCGGAGATCGCCCAAAGCCTGCGTGCCGAGCTGCTCAAAGGCGAGCGGTTGCTGGCCAGTTTTGGTGGTGGCGAGCGTCCGCTGAACCTGGGGGATATCGCTCTGGCGCCCACGATGCTGTACTTGCAGGAGCTGGCGCCGCTGGTGGAGATGGCGGAGCCGCTGGAAGAGTTTCCCGGTCTCGGGGCCTGGTGGGCCTGGGTCAACAGCTTTGCTCCAGTGCGGGACGTGTTGCAGGAGGTGCGCACTGCCTACCACGCTTTTGTCGAGGGGCTTGCCGCCAAGGCCTGA
- a CDS encoding CoA ester lyase, whose translation MFNARSLLFVPGHRPDRFEKALDSDADLVCIDLEDAVPVAQKADARSLVCDFLEGCDPSLLQRIVIRVSAAESDEGRADLYALSKARLPARLMLAKTESAGDVATAATLLGQPVGWIALVESASGLLAMEAICRDSTLDAVMFGGGDFAAQLGAEFAWEPLLWARSQMAVIAAAYRLPLIDVPFLDVRDSQGLEAETRRVAALGYAAKAAIHPAQINGIHRGFAPTAEALRQARDIVDAFEQARGGAVVVNGRMVDQPIVDSARRLIARGNTEKEFV comes from the coding sequence ATGTTTAACGCACGCAGCCTGTTGTTCGTTCCCGGGCACCGTCCCGATAGGTTTGAGAAGGCACTGGACAGCGATGCCGACCTGGTGTGCATTGATCTGGAAGATGCTGTGCCAGTGGCGCAGAAAGCGGATGCACGCAGCCTGGTGTGCGACTTTCTCGAAGGATGTGATCCGTCTCTGCTTCAGCGCATTGTGATTCGCGTCAGCGCTGCAGAAAGTGATGAGGGTAGGGCAGATCTATACGCGCTTTCCAAAGCCCGATTGCCCGCGAGATTGATGTTGGCGAAAACCGAAAGCGCTGGCGATGTCGCCACCGCGGCAACCTTGCTGGGCCAGCCCGTGGGGTGGATCGCACTAGTGGAAAGTGCATCGGGACTGCTGGCTATGGAAGCGATCTGCCGCGATAGCACCCTCGATGCGGTGATGTTTGGCGGCGGTGATTTCGCCGCACAGCTGGGCGCGGAATTCGCTTGGGAGCCTCTGTTGTGGGCGCGTTCGCAGATGGCTGTGATTGCCGCTGCCTACCGCCTGCCGCTAATTGATGTGCCGTTCCTGGATGTGCGGGACTCCCAGGGGCTGGAGGCTGAAACGCGCCGTGTCGCCGCGCTGGGCTATGCCGCCAAGGCCGCCATTCACCCCGCGCAGATTAACGGGATTCATCGGGGTTTTGCCCCAACCGCCGAGGCCCTGCGCCAGGCCCGGGATATTGTCGATGCCTTTGAGCAGGCCCGTGGCGGCGCCGTGGTGGTGAACGGCCGCATGGTGGATCAGCCCATCGTGGACAGCGCGCGCAGGCTGATTGCCCGTGGAAATACTGAAAAAGAATTTGTGTAA